In Pseudomonas sp. GCEP-101, one DNA window encodes the following:
- the murJ gene encoding murein biosynthesis integral membrane protein MurJ, whose amino-acid sequence MNLLKSLAAVSSMTMISRVLGFVRDTIVARMFGAGMATDAFFVAFKLPNLLRRIFAEGAFSQAFVPILAEYKTQQGEEATRTFIAYVSGLLTLILALVTALGMLAAPWVIWVTAPGFVDSPEKFALTSSLLRVTFPYILLISLASLAGAILNTWNRFSVPAFVPTLLNVSMIVFALFLTPYFDPPIMALGWAVLAGGLAQLLYQLPHLKKIGMLVLPRLNLRDSGVWRVLKQMGPAILGVSVSQISLIINTIFASFLVAGSVSWMYYADRLMELPSGVLGVALGTILLPSLAKTYASDDRHEYSRLLDWGLRLCFLLVLPCSLALAVIAEPLTVALFQYGKFDAHDALMTQHALVAYAVGLLGIILVKVLAPGFYARQNIKTPVKIALFTLVSTQLMNLVFIGPLKHAGLALAISLAACLNAGLLYWQLRKHRLFEPQPGWGTFVAKLVVSVLVMCAVLIGMMHFMPAWDQGGMPIRLVRLGALVVAGVVAYFGMLALLGFRLRDFSRRAVL is encoded by the coding sequence ATGAACCTACTCAAGTCGCTGGCCGCGGTCAGCTCGATGACCATGATCTCGCGGGTGCTCGGCTTCGTGCGCGACACCATTGTCGCGCGCATGTTCGGCGCCGGTATGGCGACCGACGCCTTCTTCGTCGCCTTCAAGCTGCCCAACCTGCTGCGCCGCATCTTCGCCGAGGGCGCGTTCTCCCAGGCGTTCGTCCCGATCCTGGCCGAGTACAAGACCCAGCAGGGCGAGGAGGCGACCCGTACCTTCATCGCCTATGTGTCCGGCCTGCTGACCCTGATCCTGGCGCTGGTGACGGCGCTGGGCATGCTCGCCGCGCCCTGGGTGATCTGGGTGACGGCCCCCGGCTTCGTCGATTCGCCGGAGAAGTTCGCGCTCACCAGCTCCCTGCTGCGGGTGACCTTTCCTTATATCCTGCTGATTTCGCTGGCATCCCTGGCAGGGGCGATCCTCAATACGTGGAACCGCTTCTCGGTGCCGGCCTTCGTGCCGACGCTGCTGAACGTCAGCATGATTGTCTTCGCGCTGTTCCTCACTCCCTACTTCGACCCGCCCATCATGGCACTGGGCTGGGCGGTGCTGGCCGGCGGCTTGGCGCAGCTGCTCTACCAGCTGCCGCACTTGAAGAAGATCGGCATGCTGGTGCTGCCGCGCCTCAATCTGCGCGATTCCGGTGTCTGGCGCGTGCTCAAGCAGATGGGCCCGGCGATCCTCGGTGTCTCGGTCAGCCAGATTTCGCTGATCATCAACACCATCTTCGCGTCCTTCCTGGTGGCCGGCTCCGTGTCCTGGATGTACTACGCGGATCGCCTGATGGAGCTGCCGTCCGGCGTGCTGGGCGTGGCGCTGGGCACCATCCTGCTGCCATCGCTGGCCAAGACCTACGCCAGCGATGACCGCCACGAATATTCGCGGCTGCTGGACTGGGGCCTGCGCCTGTGCTTCCTGCTGGTGCTGCCGTGCTCGCTGGCCCTGGCGGTGATCGCCGAGCCGCTGACCGTCGCGTTGTTCCAGTACGGCAAGTTCGACGCCCACGACGCGTTGATGACCCAGCATGCGCTGGTAGCCTATGCGGTCGGCCTGCTCGGCATCATCCTGGTGAAGGTGCTGGCGCCGGGCTTCTACGCGCGGCAGAACATCAAGACCCCGGTGAAGATCGCGCTGTTCACCCTGGTTTCCACCCAGCTGATGAACCTGGTGTTCATCGGCCCGCTCAAGCATGCCGGGCTGGCCCTGGCGATCAGCCTGGCGGCCTGCCTGAACGCCGGGCTGCTGTATTGGCAGTTGCGCAAGCACCGGCTGTTCGAGCCGCAGCCGGGCTGGGGCACGTTCGTCGCCAAATTAGTCGTCTCTGTACTGGTGATGTGCGCCGTGCTGATCGGCATGATGCACTTCATGCCGGCCTGGGACCAGGGCGGCATGCCGATCCGTCTGGTGCGCCTGGGCGCGCTGGTGGTGGCCGGTGTGGTGGCCTATTTCGGTATGCTGGCGCTTCTGGGCTTCCGCTTGCGGGACTTCTCCCGTCGCGCGGTGCTGTAA